GATCACTGTTTGACCAAGAAGCCAGTGGAGGACAGTGCCTGTCACTACAACACCAGGGGCAGTATGTCTGAGGTCCAGTCCCTCAGCTCCTTCCAATCCGAGTCCTGTGACGATAACGGTATGTATCTGAACAGAAATGGTCAACCTTTCGAGTTTAGGTATAAATGTCCTAATACATTGACGAGATTGATTTACACCCGAAGTGAACCAAGGAAGTTTGGTCGTCTTACACACCCATATTTGTACTAAacatatattttaaaatgtagtTTTCCTTTGGTCTTATAGACCCATATTTGTTCTTAATATAGATCTAAATATGTCATTTTAATTTGGTTGTATAGTTTCTGAATTCTGAAGCGGTACATCAGACTCTTGCATGTTTGCAGTGGAAAGCACACGTGGGGATGCTTGTGGAAAAGTCGTCTGGTTCTTGTACGACTGCAGTTCTTTGTAGAGTGGCCCCTTGGCTGTAGTTGACTTGTATACATACTACATGCTAATCATCTCTCTTTGCGTGCCGTGATTGGCTGCAACGGTGACTCTCTGGGgtcatgtgttttttttctctccctctgtgctgCGGGGCTTCAGTTCCCATTTGGATCAAATCGGTTCACAGACCCAGAACACGGTATTAACTAGGGGTCAGCGTGTAAGTCCTCAATCACCTCGGTACAGAAGGAAGCGATCAAAGAGAAAATTTTTGCAATATTCTCCAAGGCATAAAAaaaactctctctttctgttctctctcacactctaCTCAGCCCAAGCCGCAAAACAGGCTTGCTTGTACAGGCTTCCCCGCTGAAGTGACAAGAGGGGAAATTAGCATTAGCCAAGGAAGTTAGCAAATTAGCATCATAACATGATTTTAAGTTATTTACTTGCATGTCCCTTTTTTGTTTGTCTCTCTTTTTGCACGTGTTTCTTTTTAAACAAAATCTAGCCACGGATGGATGTTTGAGGAAGACAGTGAAGAGCATTAAGCAAGGGTATAAAGTACAGTACATATGATGGTTCTTCTCCCATATCTGCTCTCATTTCACATTGGGTTGTAGGGAATGTGTTTGCCATCAATCACCACAACCTTCATCTGTACTTACCCTTAACCTGACCGTGAAAACATGCTGGATTTCTGATACATTGATCTAATGTATTTATCATAGATATCTTCACAGTATATCTATATAGAAAATATTTCAACTTCTTTGTGAAGTATTATTTCGTTTTGACTGTATTTGGACAAAATAGAGTCTTCGCTATTTTAGGGCTGGAAAGGTTTTTTTTATCCTTGAGGGTTTCTCTGATCCTTCCTTCCATACTGTCAATGGCACCCCTAGCATCTCTGTATGTTGTTGCTGTGTGTTCTCTTGCACAAAGACCAAACTCCCTCTCCACCGTGTCCCGTTCCACCTCTGTGTTGTGACCAACCATTGAAACCCAAACATCCAATTGTAGACGTCGACATCATGCAGTCAGTCTTACCCTCCTGTCTTCCCTTCGTCCTACCTCCCCCCAACCAACAACTCCATACGTTTCAGAGCGACACGGggaaaatacatgtttttgtAGGGAAACGTTTCTCGAACGTTGATTTGACGTTTCCCCAGCAAACGTGCACTTCCATTTTTGTTTGCTTCTCTTTTTCCAAGTCATTTGTACTAATGTTAAAATTCTCCTCATCTGCTCCTTTCCCTTGCCTTTCACAAGCCTCCATAGTGACGGTAATCCACCTTGTCAACTCTGTTATTGACTCGGTGGAAGGAGAAGGTACTTTTTTACTATTATCACCTCAATCAATACTTGTTAGCCGTCTGTGGTGTTTCTGTGTGGTGGCGTTCCGTAgtttccagacctgggttcaaatactatttgaaatctttcaagtACTTTGAGTGTTTGCACTTTAAAAACACATTtatattggttccattgcaacgGGCAAGCTCAATCAGGCACCGTTtttaagtatttgaaatgattttgaatactatttgaaatccAGGTCTGGTAGTTTTGTGCTCCGTCCTGAAGTGTCCGGATGATGAGTTAGGCCTCGGAGATGCCATTTCCTTATCCAATGATATGTCTCATCTCATTGTCATCCAAGTTATTGCCATTTGAATCGAGCTGCCTAATTTGAATCTCAAAATTGAAATGTCTCACACGATTGGCCAATTAACCGAGCAGCAAGGGTTTCATTTGGAAGGTGCTAGATTAATTTCCCTCGCCCCTCGGTTGACTGTTTAAGAAAATGGCACGACTGTTGTCTGTATTGTAAGCGTGTATCTTCGCTCAGAGCAGTAGGTGTTTTTCTTCATGTTTCATTCTTGTTCTGGGCTTCTCTCGCTCAGGTTCTTAACTTGacttgttctccctctctcctctcccttctcgcCTCGTCTAAAGAGTCTTTTTTGGCTCATGATCTCAAGAACCCAAGAGGTGACTATTTTGTCATTTGTTTGCCTGAATCCCagtggtgcccccccccccccccccacttactGTCAACCAACAAAACAATCCCATGCATGACGTAGATGCTGTGAGGAAATACAACTGGAAATGTTTAAGCACTGTTTGGTCGAAACAATATCATATCGATAGTTATAAACTAAACATGGAAACTGTCTAATTTTGTCACAGTACTTCAGTTCAAATCCCTCACGTAGACCCTAAAATGTGTTTTGTGTCCCCCCCTTTTCCCAGTAACTATAACTGTCCACGTTGAATGCCTTTTTGACGTCTGACACTAAAAAAACCTGGAACTTTAAAGAAACCGTTTGAAACGGTGTTTTGAAAATCACTAATCATATTCACCCCCATTTTGAACTGATCTCCGCTCAAACCACTCCATAAAAGcaataacaacaaaaaagtgtCTGTTTCAAGTGTACCACATCTTAAGGTAGTATTTGTTTACACtacgtgtgtgtacatgtgtgtatttgCAAAGAATGTGTGTGCGTTTTTAAACTGTTTTGTGatttttgtgtttatttttttacgAATCCAACTTAATGTGTTGGTGTGTCGTGACAATTGCATGGTGTGGGCATTAACACGCTGCTGTTGTGTAAATGTATGTAATCTGAtctgtgcgagtgtgtgtgcttTGATTGAGGCTTAGGGTGGTGGGACCTGTGGTGTCTAATTATTTGCATCCTTGTCTAACAGGCTACCACTGGGACACATCTGATTGGATGCCAAGTGTTCAACTTCCTGGAATCCAGGAGTTCCCGCAGTATGAGGTTGTGGAGTCCCCGGCCCCCCTGTACAGTGACCCGAACGCCATCGATACTGACTACTACCCCGGCGGCTACGACATCGAGAGCGACTTCCCACCGCCTCCCGAGGACTTCCCCGCCCACGAGGACCTGCCCCCGCCGCCGCTGCCCGAGTATGGCGACCGCTACGACACCCTAGAACCACCCCGGAGGGACCTGGCACCTCCTGGCAGCTCGGGTTCGAGTTTGGCCTCTGGGGTACGCCACCGCCCACCACTGCCCCAGCTCTATAGCCTTAACCAGTATCTACCGCACCACCACTACCCCAGCGACGCAGAGGGCAGCCCAGGCTGCGGCAGCTCCACGGCCGCCACCACCACCCCAGCCTCCACCATGGGCGGCGCCAGCAGCTATCGGGGCGGCTACCCTATGGGGTACGGGCGGGGGGACTTTGAGGCGCCGGCGCTGGACAACATGTCCATGTCCCTGTACACGTCCACGGCCTCCTGCTCGGACATGTCGGCGTGCTGCGAGGAGTCAGAAGTCATGTTGAGCGACTATGAGAGCGGTGACGAGGGACACTTTGAGCGGCTGGCCATCCCCGCACTGGACTCCCAACAGCACACTGAAGTCTGACACTGGATCCAAACAAAAGTGCCTGAACCCCCCCTACCACCCCCCCATCTCTACCTTATGTTAACCCCCTCTGCCCGTGTATGTACACACTACAACTACACACGACACAAAGAGACActacactgacacagacacacatacacacgtatacatacacacacagagcaatgAATTTGTTCACCTAAACAGGGGTTGTTGGGACTGGTCTTACTCTGAAGGCTGCTTGGCTGGGTGGCGGTGTCTTCAAGGAGATATCATTTAACAGCACTGGACCCCATAGCCTCCTCTATCTACTCAGTCCAACTCCTGCAGTACTGGAAAAATACCCGTGTTTGAGTTGCCTGTGCCATTGCTTTAAGTAAATGTCAATTATGCACAAGAAATGTCTGACGAAAAACTACATTGATGTACAACTACgaagtaaaaaaaagaaaaccaTTGACACAACAACGATCATGATAGATAAAACACACACTACAAGGTGATATCTGTATTTGTAGAGGTAAAACCGTGCAAACTGATTTTTGATACAAATCCTCGTTCATTTTCAATGTAAATTTAAATGTACAGTTTTGATTTCAAGGTTTACTAGGTTTTGTAGATATTTTATGCTTTtatttcccccccccaaaaaaacacaaGTTAAATGGTGTGCTACATTATCAGCCTTACTGTTCCTTCATTCACAAGAAGAAAAAACTGAAACTTGCTTTTTAAAAAAAGAGAGAAGAGCTCAGCTTTTCCAAAACACCATGTATCCGTTGAAAGTTGATCGTCTCCTGCTCATTTCAAAAAGGGTCTTCGATGAGCGACTGCATATTCTTGTGTTgttctattttttatttgtttgtttgtaaatggCGACTTTGGAACCTCTTTATTTTTCCACCACGAAAATGGGACCCAATATATTTATAGTGCAAAGTTATCCATAGACACTTGACTTTTTCAGATGTCTATGTGGGTGTGAGCAGTACTATGGTCTTGTTAAGGTTTTTATTGAATACTGCCACTAGCTCACGCTTTCCTACTGGCAATAAATTATTCATAAAAAATAGTTTGGGTGCCTTGTGTCTTTTATTTGCTGCTGGTGTTTCAAGTATTTCATTTAACTAAATACAACTTTATTCATCCAACTTTATTTAGGGGCAATTAAGTAAAGCAAGTCAGGGTAAACATCAAAGTCAACTATAGAAATATCATGTGTATAACATATTTTTTTTTCCCGAAGTCAATTGTTTTGCAATGATGGATGAAATTGATTGCCAATCAGCTTCTCATCTTTAACAAGTGATCTCAATAACAAAACCGTTGAGAGTTCTGATGGATAAACGTCCCTTTGGAAGTTAAATGTCATCGAGCTCGAAAGTGTACAGACAGTTGAAATGCAAGTCTACTGCGCAGGTTGAATGCATCATCCTGCGACACGACTGCACCCTTACAATACTTTGTCATTCATCAACCTTTACATTATGAACGATTACACCACCCTACGCCTCAATCAAAGCACACACGCACGCTGCACAGATCAGATTAGGTTCCATACAGTTACACCACCATATTCATGTTAAAAACACACACCGTGCAATTGTCACAGCGCACCAACACACTCAAGTCGCAAGAGCAAGCTGGAGTTGATTTGTGATGAGCTGGAATCGAATCGACTCGAATGCAAAAAAGAGCAAAGAGTAGCCTACAAGTTGCATAATGGATTTGTGATTTAACCTAAATATGTGATTCTATTTCAGTTCATCTCATTTATTTTGGATCATTTGTTCCCTTTCAAGGTTCAACGACTGCTTTTTCCTCACTGTATTTATACAGCATGAAACAAGCCTTCACTCCAAGAAACGTGCTTCCATCAGATTTAGATTTATATACATAATATTCAGATGAACCAGATGAATTCTGAACTGTCTCATATAAGTATAACCACCCAAGTATAACCCTTTTTAGTGTAGAGCTGTAGACTGGCGTCGAAGCCTCAAATCTGAACAGGCATCTCTCCATTGGCATCGTCAAACTCAGGGCCCCTCTAGATGTTCTCCTCTGGATAGCTGGACCACCATGGTTTACTTGTGAGGAGCCTGACCTTTTAGGGTCACCCACGTGTCAGAGACGCCATTGGCTGTGGAGACTGAGTCTGACCGTTGTTGTCTTTATAAAGTGTCACCTTCACCCTCCTTGTCCAAAACCTACACCCCCAAGTCCAAAACCTTCTGCGGTAGGACGCTCCATCTAATTCCGGCATTCCCCCACCCTAAAGTATCGACCTCAAGCTTCATACTAGCAATCAACATTCCCATGGGTTTTCGCACCCTGAGGTCTCCTTCTGACTGTATTCCTTGGCTTCACTGTGCATTTATGCAAAGCACTGTTTGTGTTCGTTTTGAATCCTGCTTAATCCAGAAATTACAGCAAATTTCGATTTCAGATCTGTCTAATAAGGTCGACGTGAATCTCAAAGGTATTTGTCTGATCGTAATCCGTATTTGGCTGATTGCACTCAAATGGAAGGTGATGTGTAATAAAAATATGGTCAATTCTCGTCAAATCTCTACGGACATATCTAACAACAATCCTGTCTCGATTACGCTCAGTGTCGCCTATTGTTCTGGAATGGTCTTGAGTGACATAATAAGGAAATTGTCTATCCTGCATTGTGTAGTCAGACAGTGTGTTAGGCCGATACATGTTAACATAGAAACTGAATCACATTACATATTTGTTACCACCCACAAACGAGGTTTGTTTATTAAAATTCTGAATGTTTGTGTTATTGAGATCCCTGTTAATCATGTTGTTTCAGATTAGCTTGAACTTGGCATAATGCTAATGTTTATTGCAAAAACAGTGATACATTGCTGCTTCAGGTCATGGACCTTAAGCATTGGTCTTAACAGACTTAACTATTTATTTCATAAACAGATCATCGAGGGCATTCACACTCCCCACGTGCACCATTATATAAAAACAGTCAAACTACAATTGCACCACTATATAAACACTGTAAAACGACATTTCTTATAAGCATTACATGTATTTAAGGATCCATTGGAAATTCAAGTGTATTGTAAAAGTTGAATGCGTCAAACTTCAACATGACTGCATACTGATTAATGTATTTCTGCAATGTTCAGTTATTCATCAACTTTAACATTATGAACATGTTAATCATAGATATAGCTTACAGTTGATTactatttcattttattttgagAATTATGTCAGAAATATTCATGAAACAAGGGTGCCAAAGAAAAATAAGTGATTTGTGATCAGACTCAAGGTTCAAATTCATGTTTCCTCAAAATATTACATTTCAGTATTGTCTGATTAAAGTTACATAACAACAATGATTCAACAGTTAAATACTTTTTTAGATAAACATTTGCTTCAAGGACCCCAACATCATCATGGCATAAAAATTCTCTACATTTCATCGAGGGTTTGGTTTTTAGGGTTGACTTTCCCAGGCTACCGTACGTGTTACTTCGTTGTAATTCGACAGCATGAATCGGGCCTGGGCACCTGGAGAAGTGGTCATACTGGACTCATAAAAATAGACATCATATTCAGGTATCTCATCTGAGGTAGTGTCTTTAGTAAAATACACTGCCCACTGGTAGGTTTGGTACTCGTTGTTGCTGACGCTGTTCGCCGAGTAGAACCCTACCCACGAGTAATAAAACACCTCCTTCCAGTCAGCGAAGGACTTCTTCACGAACAGGCGAGCGCAGGCGTAGCCATTTTTTGCGTAGAGCTGCAGACTGGCGTCGTAGCCTTTCACGACGACGGGAATCAAACCGTCCGCACCGTCAAATTCGGAACCACGCCAGACTTCCCTTTCGGTCGTGTCCCAGGGAGATTTTTTGAGGAGCCTGACCTGAAGACCGGGATTGAGGGCCACGTAAATGTCAGAGGTTCCGGACGTGTCGTTGCCGACGGGGGACTCAGCTAGTTTGGTCGGACTACCATCATCCTTGAAAAGCCCCACCACCATGTAACGGTCCATGATGGACTTTGGTAGGTTGCTCCAACTCATTTTCAGGTAGCCGTTCTCGGCTGGTTTGACGTCAAGCCTCAGCGGGTGACAATCGTCCTCAGTCTTCATTTCCACCATCTGAAGCCTTTGGAATCGGACCGACTTCACATAACAGACCTGGTATTCAGGTGACGGGCACGTTTGGTACCCAGCTTGCACCAGAAATGCCTCCAAACCGCCCAATGTGTCGTTCCTCCAATGGACCTGTAACATCTGGATTTCTCGTAAGAGGTCGAAGCTAATGGTGTACGTGTGATTTGGATGGAAGGAATTTGCTTGGTTGTCATTGAGCGGATCAAGTTCAGTAACAAAGACCTTGTACAACCTGGTTTGACTTGACCCTTCTGGCTGGACAACCCTGACTATGATCCTGTCCCTATTTCTGTTGCCAGATTTCAGTGAGTTGTAGTAGTTTTCAGTGACGTACTCAGGCAAGGCCCAAGAGTTAGCTTTACTGATATCCCCCACTGCGTAGTAAGCTTGCCTCTTTAGATCGGTCAGAGCTGGGAAGAAACTGTCGTTATTATCAAAGAAACCAAAGCCATAATCACCTCTGGCTGGATCGAAATGGGTTTGGATGATGTCATGGTTGATGTCGATCTCTGATTGGTCAACAAACCAGTAAAGCAGATGGAGACCATGTCGTGGGAAGATGTTGCCGTACCATATGTCTCTCAGATCCTTGATTGAATCAATGGTCGGATATGAGGAGGCAGTGAACAGAAACAGTAGCAAGACGGAACAGCAGAATAAGGTGTGCGATGCCATGATCAacctgagagtgagtgagagcacGCAAAATATCAACATTAGATATTGAATATTTATATTTATtcaactacagtgcattcggaaagtattctgaccccttgcctttttccatttttttttactttaccgccttattctaaaattgattaaatcgtttttttacttcatcaatctacacacaataccccataatgagaaagtaaaaacaggtttttagacatttttgcacatttataaaaaaaactaaactgaaatatcacagttTAGGTTTTACAGTACtccgaccctttactcagtactttgttgaagcacccttggcagtgattacagcctcgagtattcATGGTATggcgttacaagcttggcacacctgtatttggggagtttctcccattcttctctctcaagttctgtcaggttggatggggagttgCACAGAtatgttcaggtctctccagagatgttcgatcggatccaagtctgggctctgtctgggcgactcaaggacattcagagacttgtcccgaagccagtccttctttggcttggctgtgtgcttagggtcattgtcctgttggaaggtgaagctttctgagcgctctggagcaggttttcatcaaggatctcactgtactttgctccgttcatctttccctcgatcctgactagtctcctagtacctgccgctgaaaaacatccccacagcatgatgctgccaccaccatgcttcaccgtagggatggtgccagatttcctccagacatgacgcatggcaatcaggccaaaggtcaatcttggtttcatcagaccagagtatcttgtttctcatggtctgagagtctatagctgccttttggcaaactccaagcgggctgtcatttgtcttttactgaggagtggcttccatctggccactctaccataaaggcctgattggtggaatgctgcagaggtTGTcattctgtatttttttaaattttattgaacctttatttaactaggcaagtcagtttagaacaaattcttaaatacgatgacggcctaccccggccaaaccctaacccggacgatgctggtccaattgtgtgccgccctatgggactcccaatcacggtcggttgtgatacatcctggaatcgaaccagggtctgtagtgatgcctctagcactaagatgcattgccttagaccactgtgccactcgggacccccaaggttctcacatctccacagaagaactctggatctctgtcagagtgatcatcaggtttttgatcacctccctgaccaaggcctttcacccccgattgctcagtttggctgagcggccagctctaggaagagtcttggtggttccaaacttcttccatttaagaagtatggaggccactgtgttcttggggaccttcaatgctgcagacattttttggtaccgttccccagatctgtgtcttgacaaaatcctgtctcggagctctacggacaattcctttaacctcatggcttggtttttgctctgacatgcagtgtcaactgtgggaccttacatagacaggtgtgtgcctttccaaaacatgtccaatcaattgaatttaccacaggtggactccaatcaagttgtagaaacatctcaaggatgatcaatggaaacaggatgcacctgagttcattttcgattctcatagcaaagggtctgaatacatatttctgttttttattttttattaattagcaaacatttctaaaaacctgttttcgctttgttattatggggtgttgtatagattgatgaggatttaaaaaaaaatgtcatccattttagaataaggctgtaaagtcaagggttctgaatactttccgaatgcatctGTGTCAACCGAAGTTACTTGCCAAAGAGTATGATAAAGCATGAAGTATACATCTTGAAATGGCTGCAACCTCTTTCGTAAATCAGTATATCAAAAAGACGTCAACAGTTTTGTGTACCATTTATCTTAACGCATTACAGCTTTTCTGCTActtatacatacattttacatacacgtGTTACATACATGATACTTTTAAATACAgcaatcacataacaataatacattacagAACATAAGCTCTTTAAATGAGCCTC
This genomic window from Salvelinus namaycush isolate Seneca chromosome 8, SaNama_1.0, whole genome shotgun sequence contains:
- the LOC120052868 gene encoding uncharacterized protein LOC120052868, which produces MASHTLFCCSVLLLFLFTASSYPTIDSIKDLRDIWYGNIFPRHGLHLLYWFVDQSEIDINHDIIQTHFDPARGDYGFGFFDNNDSFFPALTDLKRQAYYAVGDISKANSWALPEYVTENYYNSLKSGNRNRDRIIVRVVQPEGSSQTRLYKVFVTELDPLNDNQANSFHPNHTYTISFDLLREIQMLQVHWRNDTLGGLEAFLVQAGYQTCPSPEYQVCYVKSVRFQRLQMVEMKTEDDCHPLRLDVKPAENGYLKMSWSNLPKSIMDRYMVVGLFKDDGSPTKLAESPVGNDTSGTSDIYVALNPGLQVRLLKKSPWDTTEREVWRGSEFDGADGLIPVVVKGYDASLQLYAKNGYACARLFVKKSFADWKEVFYYSWVGFYSANSVSNNEYQTYQWAVYFTKDTTSDEIPEYDVYFYESSMTTSPGAQARFMLSNYNEVTRTVAWESQP